A portion of the Sus scrofa isolate TJ Tabasco breed Duroc chromosome 5, Sscrofa11.1, whole genome shotgun sequence genome contains these proteins:
- the LOC110260812 gene encoding uncharacterized protein LOC110260812, with product MVTPPAAAPWSLPVAARRGCSDRSWRRLSIIARGRQGLRTRVCWARRRWHRERRLRAAWTPAPRPPGAGQQARTQSRRRLETRSPRGWRWGLLRGFGRRPGGLVAWGRGARLGYARAERGRASAGVALWEGSWERMAAGVVGPRVAPRVTGSEGTACRLPGLQQNTGVAGGGGEVARAPGRASTPGHPLCVTRRRRRLPSSGYLASPPGALCWGTFFGGLVILLDCRWASARGETPRNPGPGARRVWVHGTGRSKSGVSVGRESRLEETGTAGPVSLSFALSLFQAQLLCTDWTLPCRDVCFLKMATGNPTCAPAN from the coding sequence ATGGTGACCCCGCCGGCGGCCGCCCCTTGGAGCCTCCCGGTCGCAGCCCGCCGAGGATGCAGCGACCGCAGCTGGCGGAGACTGAGCATCATCGCAAGAGGCAGGCAGGGGTTGCGAACGCGCGTGTGCTGGGCGCGCCGGCGGTGGCACCGGGAGCGGAGGCTGCGCGCAGCCTGGACACCTGCCCCACGCCCTCCTGGGGCCGGGCAGCAAGCCAGAACCCAGTCGCGGCGGCGGCTGGAGACCCGGAGCCCtcggggatggagatgggggttGCTGAGGGGGTTCGGAAGGAGGCCAGGAGGGCTGGTGGCTTGGGGGCGAGGGGCGCGTTTGGGATACGCCAGGGCCGAGCGGGGACGCGCTAGCGCGGGAGTTGCATTGTGGGAAGGGAGCTGGGAGAGGATGGCGGCCGGAGTGGTGGGTCCGCGCGTAGCCCCGCGAGTCACGGGCAGCGAGGGAACGGCGTGTCGGCTCCCGGGACTGCAACAAAATACCGGggttgccgggggtgggggcgaaGTGGCCAGAGCCCCGGGGCGCGCCAGCACCCCTGGACACCCTTTGTGCGTAACCCGCCGACGGAGGCGCCTCCCCTCTTCCGGATACCTCGCCAGCCCTCCCGGAGCTCTGTGCTGGGGGACTTTCTTTGGGGGATTGGTGATTTTGCTGGACTGCAGGTGGGCTTCGGCCCGCGGGGAGACCCCACGTAATCCCGGCCCTGGGGCCCGGCGCGTCTGGGTTCACGGAACCGGGCGCTCGAAATCGGGGGTCAGCGTGGGGCGAGAGAGCAGGTTGGAGGAGACTGGGACAGCTGGGCCCGTTTCCCtttcttttgctctctctttGTTCCAGGCACAGCTCCTTTGCACTGACTGGACACTTCCTTGCAGGGACGTGTGTTTCCTTAAAATGGCGACAGGAAATCCCACCTGCGCGCCAGCCAATTAG